From Bradyrhizobium sp. 4:
ATGAGCGTGATTGACGAACCGCAGCAAGAACAGACCGCCGCCGTCCCGCAGGGCCATCCGCGCATCCTGGCGCTGGCGAATCAGAAGGGCGGGGTGGGAAAAACAACCACGGCGATCAATCTCGGAACGGCGCTCGCTGCGATCGGCGAACGTGTCCTGATCGTCGATCTCGATCCGCAGGGCAACGCCTCGACCGGCCTCGGCATTGATCGCCGCAACCGCTCCTGCTCGACCTATGACGTTCTTGTCGGCGAGGCGAGCCTGCGGGAAGCGGTGGTGTCGACGGCAGTGCCGCGGCTGCATATCGCGCCCTCGACCATGGATCTCTCCGGCCTCGAGCTCGAGCTCGGCACCACGCCCGGTCGTGCGTACAAGCTGCGTGACGCGATCAGCGCGCTCAACAACAACGTCTCGCCCGACGCCGATTACACCTACGTGTTGATCGACTGTCCGCCCTCGCTCAATCTGATCACCGTGAACGCGATGGCGGCTTCCGACGCGATCCTGGTGCCGCTGCAGTGCGAGTTCTTCGCGCTCGAAGGTCTGTCGCAATTGCTCCAGACGGTGGAGCAGGTGCGCTCGACGCTCAATCCGAACCTGTCGATCCACGGCATCGTGCTGACCATGTTCGACTCGCGCAACAATCTCTCGAACCAGGTCGTGGCCGACGTCCGGCAGTTCATGGGCGAGAAGGTCTACAAGACCATGATCCCGCGCAACGTGCGCATCTCGGAGGCGCCGTCCTACGGCAAGCCGGTGCTGGTCTACGATCTCAAATGCGTCGGCAGCGAAGCTTACTTGCGGCTCGCCACCGAAGTGATCCAGCGCGAGCGCGAGCTGCGGACGACGCATTAGAGGTGCTGTAGGGTGGGCAAAGGCGTCTTCGCTGTGCTCACCATCTTCCGCACATGACTAACTGGTGGGCACGCTTCGCTTTGCCCACCCTACGACAATTCAGTTCTGGAGTGCTGCACCGTGAATCCAAGGGAGCTGGCGATGGCCGACGAAGCGCGTTCGCGACTGGGCCGGGGTCTTGCGAGTCTGATCGGTGACGTCGGCGGCGAGGCTCAGCATGTCGATCGCCCGCGCGCGCAACGCAAGGTGCCGATCGAGTTCATCAAGCCCAATCCGCGCAACCCGCGCCGCACCTTTTCGGAAGGCGAGCTCAGGGAGCTCAGCGATTCGATCAAGCAGCACGGCGTGATCCAGCCGATCGTGGTCCGCCCGGTGAAGGGGGCGCAGGACCGCTTCGAGATCATCGCCGGCGAGCGGCGCTGGCGCGCGTCGCAAATGGCCGGCCTGCACGAAGTGCCGATCGTTCCCGTCGACATCAGCGACAGCGATGCGCTGGAGTTCGCGATCGTCGAGAACGTGCAGCGCGAAGACCTCAACCCGATGGAAGAGGCGCTCGGCTATCACGCGCTCGCCAATGAGTTCAAACGCAGCCAGGACGACATTGCCAAAGTCGTCGGCAAGAGCCGCAGCCACATCGCCAACATGATGCGGCTGACGAAGCTTCCAGCCGAGGTGCAGGGCTTGATCACGAGCGGCGAGCTGACCGCAGGTCATGCCCGCGCGCTGATCGGCGTGCCTGATCCGCTCGCGGCTGCCAAGCGCATCGTCGACGAAGGCCTCAACGTCCGCCAGACCGAGGCGCTGGCGCATGAAGAGGGTGTGCCGGAGCGCAAGCCGCAGAAGGCGCGCACGGGGGCGAAGGAAAAGGACCCCGACACGGTCGACCTCGAGAAGCGCGTCAGCGACGCGCTCGGGCTCAAGGTCACGGTGAGCCACCGCGACCCCGGTGGCTCCGTGCAGATCAACTACCGCAACCTCGATCAGCTCGACGAGGTGATGCGGCGGCTGGCGAAGGGCGCGCTGTAGCCGCTTGGTGTCGTCCTGGCGAAAGCCAGGACCTCATGCCGATCCACACGTCATTGCGAGCGCAGCGAAGCAATCCAGTATCTTTCCGCGGAGAGATTCTGGATTGCTTCGTCGCAAGGGCTCCTCGCAATGACGAGCGGACAGAGCGGGAAGCTCAGCCCCGCCGCTTCGCGTTTGCGGCGATCGCCATCAGCGTGCGCTGGGCGATGGCGGCGGCGAGGGTGGATTGCTTGCGGGTGTCGAGCGCGGCGGTCGCGAGCTGCTCGATGATGACGGCGAGCCGCGCCACGCTGAAATTACGCAGTGCGGTTTCGACCGCGGGCTTTCGCGAAAAATGCAGGCGCGGATAACCGCTGTCGAGCACGGCGGAAGCGGGGGTGCCGTCGGCGATCGCGAGCGCCGATTTGTGCAGCCACGCCGCCTGGCGCTGCGCCGCGGAGATGATCACGCCGGGGTAGGTGCCGGCGATCATGGCTTTGGCAAACTCGTTCTCGACGATCTCGGGCCGCCCGGCGAAGGCGCCATCGACGATCGGATCGAGTTTCAACTCCGACGCATCGGCGACCACGGCCATCACGTCATCCAGCGTGATCTCGCCGTTGCCGTGGGCATAGAGCGTGAGCTTGCGCAGCTCGTTGCGCGAGGCCTGCCGGTCGCCGCCGAGGAACGACATCAGCGCCGCGCGGGCGTCCTGCGCGATGCGCAAATTGGCGATGCGGAGCTCGTCTTCCATCAGCTTGGCGAGGTCGCGCTCGGTATCGGGATAGCAAGCGATCGCGACGGCCGTCTTGGCGCGTTCGCAGGCCTTGCGCAGCGGCGATTCCGGGCGCAGCTCACCGGCCTCGATCACGATGCGGCAATCCCTGACGCCCATCTCCGCCAGCGTGTCGATAGCACTGGCAAAGCTGCGCGAGCCGGCGCGCACGCGGATGGCGCGGCGGCCGCCGAACAGCGGCACCGTCATGGCCTCGTCGACGAGGCGCGACGGCTCGGCGGAGAGCTCGTCGCCATCGACCTTGACCAGCGAGAACGGATCGTTGGGATCGTCGACAGCCGAGGCGATCAGCGCATCCGCGCGTTCGCGGACCAGTCCGGCGTCAGGACCGTAGAGCAGGATGATCGGACGGCCCGCATCGGGGCGGGCGAGATAGGCGTCGATCTCTTTTCCGCGCAGCGCGACCATGGTGCCTGGGATTCGTCAGTCCGGGCGAACCGGGATGACGGGGTGAATTAAGTGCCCGCGGTGAAGAACGAGGCGAGTCGAGTCGTGATGTTCTCGGCGATCTCGTTGGCGGCACGATCCTCGGCATCACGTACCGCGCGGTTGCGGCTGAAACGCTGATAGGAGCCGGGCATGTCGTAGGTCACGCGGGAGAAGGTGGTGCCGGTCATCACCGATTTGCCGCTGACGACCTCGATCAGATTGTACTGGGCGTCGAGGCCGTAGTTTTCACTGCTCGGCAGGCCGGTGTTGGGGTCGACGATCAACGACGACTTGCCGCTCGTGAAGCGGATCTCCAGGCGGTGGGTCGGCGGCATGCCGGTGGCGGTGCCATAGAGCCTGAAGGCCAGCGCGTTGCGAACCTCGACGCCGACGCGGGCTTCGCGCGAGGCATTGGACTTGGCGATCGGGGGCAGATCGACCCCCATCAGCTTCTCGCGCAGGCCGGGCGTGCCGTCGGTGTGCTCGGCATACATCGGGTGGAAGCAGCCGGCCGTCATGGCCGCCAGTGCGGCGACCGCCAGCAAGCGGGCTGCGATGCGGATCCTAGCCGACAACATTCACGATCCTCTTGGGGACGATAATCACCTTGCGGACGGGCTTGCCGTCCAGGGCCAGTTTTACCGCATCGAGGGCCAAAACGGCAGCCTCGATTTCCGGATTCTCGGCCGCTGTTGCAACTGTGACCTCGCCCCGCTTCTTGCCGTTGACCTGAACCACCAGGGTCACACTGTCTTCAACCAGCAAATCGCGTTCGATTTGGGGCCAATCGGCCTCGGAAACCAGCCCGCTGTGGCCGAGAACCTGCCAACACTCCTCGGCCAGATGCGGCATCATCGGGGAGAACAGCTGGACCAGGATCTGGCCGGCCTCCCGGATCGTCCAGGCCAAATCTGGGGCCGGCTGGCCGGGACGCTGCAAGAACTCCGCAAACGCATTGGTGAATTCGCGGATATGGGCGAGGCAGACGTTGAAGTGCAGCCGCTCGATTCCGGTGGTGACCTTGTCCAGCGCGCCATGGGCGGCTTTGCGCAAGGCGATGGCGTCCGGGCCGAAGCTGGCCGGCCGGGCCGCCGGCGCACTCTTGCCGGGTTCCACAGAATCGTTCACCAGCCGCCACAGCCGCTGCACGAAGCGCGAGGCGCCCTGGACGCGCTCATCGCTCCAGATCACGTCCCGCTCGGGCGGGGAATCCGACAGCATGAACCAGCGCGCGACGTCGGCGCCGTAGGTCTCGATGATGTCGTCGGGGTCGACCGTGTTCTTCTTCGACTTCGACATCTTCTCGATCGGGCCGATCTGGATGTCTTCGCCTGACGTCAGCAGCGTCGCGCGGCGGCCATTGGCGCCGGTCTCGACCTTCACCTCGACCGGCTGGACGAAAGTGCCGTCGGCCTTCTGGTAGGTCTCGTGCACCACCATGCCCTGCGTGAACATGCCAGCGAACGGCTCGTCCAGTGCGATGTGCCCGGTCGCCTTCATCGCGCGCGTGAAGAAGCGGCTGTAGAGCAGATGCAGGATCGCGTGCTCGACGCCGCCGATATACTGGTCGACCGGCAGCATCCGGTTGGCGACCTCTGGCGTCGTCGGCGCGTTCTCGTTCCAGGGATCGGTGAAGCGCGCAAAGTACCAGGACGAATCCACGAAAGTGTCCATGGTGTCGGTTTCACGCTGCGCCTTGCCGCCGCATTGCGGACAGGTCACGTGCTTCCAGGTCGGGTGATGATCGAGCGCGTTGCCTGGCTTGTCGAAGCTCACATCCTCCGGCAGCACCACGGGGAGGTCGGCATCCGGCACCGGCACCACGTCGCACTTCGGACAGTGGATGACGGGGATCGGACAGCCCCAATAACGCTGGCGTGAAATGCCCCAGTCGCGCAGGCGGAAATTGACCTGACGCTCGCCGACCGGCGCGTTGCCGCGCAGCTCGGTCTCGAGACGCTTCGCCACCTCGTCCTTGGCCTGATCGATGGTCATGCCATCGAGGAAGCGCGAATTGATCATGCGGCCGTCACCGTCATAGGCGGTATCGGTAATGACAAAGCTCTTGGGATCCTGGCCTTCGGGGCACACCACCGGCGTGTTGCCGAGAGCGTACTTGTTGACGAAATCGAGGTCGCGTTGGTCGTGGGCGGGGCAGCCGAAAATGGCGCCGGTGCCGTATTCCATCAGCACGAAGTTGGCGACGTAGACCGGCAGCTTCCAGGAGGGATCAAAGGGGTGGACCGCGCGGATGCCGGTGTCAAAGCCCTGCTTCTCGGCCGTGTCGATGATCTCCTGCGCCGTGCCCATCCGCTTGATCTCGCCGATGAACGCGGCGAGCGCAGGGTTTTTGGCGGCGGCCGCTTGCGCCAGCGGATGATCGGCCGAGATCGCCATGAATTTCGCGCCGAACAGCGTGTCGGGGCGCGTCGTGAAAATCTTCAGCTCGCTCTCGCCGGACGGCGTCGTCGCCGCGTCGAGCGCGAAGCGGATCAACAGCCCCTCGGACCGGCCGATCCAGTTGCGCTGCATCAGCCGCACCTTGTCGGGCCAGCGATCCAGCGTATCCAGCGCCGACAGCAGCTCCTGCGAGTACTTCGTGATCTTGAAGACCCACTGGTTCATTTCCCGTTGCTCGACAACGGCACCCGAACGCCAGCCTTTGCCGTCGATCACCTGCTCGTTGGCGAGCACGGTCATGTCGACGGGGTCCCAGTTCACCTTGCGCTTTTCGCGCTCGGCGAGGCCTTCGCGCAGGAAGTCCAGAAACAGCTTCTGCTGGTGCTTGTAGTAGCTGGGATCGCAGGTCGCGATCTCGCGGCTCCAGTCCAGCGACAGCCCGATCGAGCGGAGCTGCTTCTTCATCGCGGCGATGTTGTCGTAGGTCCAGGCCTTCGGCGCCACCTTGCGCTCGATCGCGGCGTTCTCGGCCGGCAGGCCGAAAGCGTCCCAGCCCATCGGGTGCAGCACGTTGAAACCCTTGGCGCGCATGAAGCGGGCCAGTACGTCGCCAAGCGTGTAATTGCGGACATGGCCGATATGGATGCGCCCCGACGGGTAGGGGAACATCTCCAGCACATAGTATTTCGGCCGCGGATCGTCGTTCCTGGAGACGAAGATCGCCTGTTGGTCCCAGGCGGCTTGCCAGCGCGGTTCGGCGTCGCGGGCGTTGTAGCGTTCGGATGTCATGGAATCGTTGGGTTTTCGTGGATTTGGCCGTCTAAAGACGGCGGACTAGGCCATAGAAGTCCTCAAGGGGTCAATGGGTTGCCGCAATTTGGGAAGCTTCGGCGCTGCACCGCATAACTACTGAGGCTGCGTTGGGGCGTGATTAAGGGGTCGATGCGAGTTTGCGGCCAACCAGAATTCCCAAGACTTGTGATGGACGCCAGCTTCGACGATCCCGATTACGACTATGCCGCGTCCGTTGCCGAACGGGCGATGCGGAGCATGGCCGAACAGCGGATCCCTGCCACGCCGGCCAATTTCGCTGTCTGGTTCCAGTATTTCGCGGGAAGCCATGACGATCTGCGCAACGCGATCGATCTCCTGATCGATCACAATCGACCCTTCGACGTCAGGACCAATCAGGATCTGTTCGAGACCTACGTCGCGCCCCAGGTGAGTGCTATCGTCGTCGACACGTCCGAGCGGCTCCACACCCTTATGGGCGCGGCGAAGGATTTTCTTGCAACTGCGATTGCCGACAATCACTCCCAGATGCAGGCGATCAACGAGGTCGCGGACCAGGGCAAGGCCGGTGTCGATCCCAAAACGCTGGTCGCCCAGCTCATGAACGAGCTGGGACGCGCCGCCACCCGCGCGACGCGGCTCGAGGCAGGCTTTGCGGAAAAGACCCGCGAGCTCGACGTGATCCGCGCCTCTCTTTCCAAATCCGAGGAGCGTGCCAGGACCGATACGCTCACAGGCCTCGCCAACCGCCGGGCGCTCGATGAATTCCTGCGCAAGGCGCAGGCGACTGCGGACTGGGGCGAGCCGCTCAGCATGCTGATGCTCGACATCGACCACTTCAAGACCTTCAACGACAGTTTCGGCCACGGCGTCGGCGACCAGGTGCTGCGCCTGATGGCCAAGGTGCTGCGCGAAAAGGTCCGCGAGCAGGACCTGTCGGCCCGCTATGGCGGCGAGGAGCTGATCGCGGTGTTGCCGGATGCCGATCTCGCCGCCTGCGCCGAGATCGCCGAGCGCATCAGGCACGCGATCGCGGAATGCAGGATCACGCGCCGGTCGACCGGCGAGGTTCTGCCCCATATCAGCGTATCGATCGGTGTTGCGCAGTACCGGCCCGGCGAAGCGATCACCGATTTCATCGAGCGCTGCGATCGCGCGCTCTATCTCGCCAAGAACAGCGGCCGCAATCGCGTGGTCACCGAGAGCGAACTCGATCGCACCGGGGCTCCGGGTTAGCCCTCAACCCGCCATCATCATTTCCGCCGCGCCGTTGTCGATCACCGTGATGCCATGCTCGACGACGTTGTTGCGGCCGCGGTGCTTGGCGGCGTAGAGCGCGGCATCGGCGGCTTCGATCAAATCGCCTGGACGCAAGCTCTCGTTGGGCTTGGTCGCGGCAACGCCGATCGAGACGGTGACGATCATGTGGTCGGAGGTGATGTGCGGCAGGCACAGCTTCAGCACGGCCGCGCGCGCCTGTTCGCCGATTTCGACGGCGCGCGCGACGTCGGTGTTCGGCAGCAACAAGCAGAATTCCTCGCCGCCGTAGCGGGCCGCGAAGCCCATCGTGTCGGCGGCGATGCCGGACAGCGACTCGCCGAGCCTGGTCAGGCAGGAATCGCCTTCGAGATGGCCATAGGTGTCGTTGAACAGCTTGAAGTGGTCGACGTCGATCATCAGAAGTGCGAGGTCGCTGCCATATTGCTGCGCGCGCATCCATTCGAAATCGAGGCGGCTCTGGAAGCCGCGGCGGTTGGCGAGCCCCGACAACATGTCGATCGAGGCCATCACCGTGAGCCGGTCATTGCTCGCCATCAGCTCGCGTTCGCGCTGGCTGAGCTGCGCGGCCATCGCGTTGAACGCGCGGGCCAGCGGCACGAATTCGGACGGCAGGCGATTGCGCGCGGCACGCGCCGACAGATCGCCCTCGCCCAGACGCTTGGCCATGTCGGCGAGCATCCTGATCGGCTTGATCACCAGTTTCTCGGCTGCGATCAGCGCCCCGAGCAGCACGAACAGCACGACGAAGGCGAGCTGAAGATAGGCGGTGCGGATGTCGCGGCTCACGGCTGCGGACACCTTGTCCTCGTCGATGCTGGCGATCAGGCGGGCATTGGTCCCGGCGATGCGGATAAAGCTGACCGCGCGGCGGGAGCCGTCGGCTGCGAGGAAAGAGAGTGAGCCTTCGTCCTGGTCAGACCTCAGCGCCTTGTCGGCGATCGCGGACATCAGCGGCATGTTGTCGAGCGGACGTCCGATCGCGCTGTGCTGGTCGGCCGGTGCGGCCAGCACGGTACCCGCGCTGTCGACCAGCACGGCCGTGATGCCGGCGCGACCACCCAGATTGCTCATGACCTTCGACATCCAGTCGAGGTTGACGGTGGCGAGCACGACGGCATCCGCTACGCCGCTGAAGGCGGACACCGGGTAAACCGCCATGACGGTCGGTGTCGGCACGGGGCGCGACAGGATGAAGTCACTCAGCACGAAGCGGCCGGTTTCCTGCGCCTGCTGGAAGTACGGCCGGTCACTGAGGTCGAGGCCGACATACATGTTGTTGGTGGCGCACTGGATGCGTCCGTCCTGGCCGGCGATCAGAAGCGTACGGATCCAGGGGAGATTCGACGGCAGGCTCGCGCGCAGGACGTCGCAGCTCTTGCTGATGCCGCCGGCGGAGGCGCGGATGAAAGCTTCCGATTTCAGGATGGTCTCGACCGACGAGATCACCTCGCGCTGCGCATCGGCGCTGTGTCTTGCAACGGTGGTGA
This genomic window contains:
- a CDS encoding ParA family protein: MSVIDEPQQEQTAAVPQGHPRILALANQKGGVGKTTTAINLGTALAAIGERVLIVDLDPQGNASTGLGIDRRNRSCSTYDVLVGEASLREAVVSTAVPRLHIAPSTMDLSGLELELGTTPGRAYKLRDAISALNNNVSPDADYTYVLIDCPPSLNLITVNAMAASDAILVPLQCEFFALEGLSQLLQTVEQVRSTLNPNLSIHGIVLTMFDSRNNLSNQVVADVRQFMGEKVYKTMIPRNVRISEAPSYGKPVLVYDLKCVGSEAYLRLATEVIQRERELRTTH
- a CDS encoding ParB/RepB/Spo0J family partition protein; the encoded protein is MADEARSRLGRGLASLIGDVGGEAQHVDRPRAQRKVPIEFIKPNPRNPRRTFSEGELRELSDSIKQHGVIQPIVVRPVKGAQDRFEIIAGERRWRASQMAGLHEVPIVPVDISDSDALEFAIVENVQREDLNPMEEALGYHALANEFKRSQDDIAKVVGKSRSHIANMMRLTKLPAEVQGLITSGELTAGHARALIGVPDPLAAAKRIVDEGLNVRQTEALAHEEGVPERKPQKARTGAKEKDPDTVDLEKRVSDALGLKVTVSHRDPGGSVQINYRNLDQLDEVMRRLAKGAL
- the holA gene encoding DNA polymerase III subunit delta, giving the protein MVALRGKEIDAYLARPDAGRPIILLYGPDAGLVRERADALIASAVDDPNDPFSLVKVDGDELSAEPSRLVDEAMTVPLFGGRRAIRVRAGSRSFASAIDTLAEMGVRDCRIVIEAGELRPESPLRKACERAKTAVAIACYPDTERDLAKLMEDELRIANLRIAQDARAALMSFLGGDRQASRNELRKLTLYAHGNGEITLDDVMAVVADASELKLDPIVDGAFAGRPEIVENEFAKAMIAGTYPGVIISAAQRQAAWLHKSALAIADGTPASAVLDSGYPRLHFSRKPAVETALRNFSVARLAVIIEQLATAALDTRKQSTLAAAIAQRTLMAIAANAKRRG
- the lptE gene encoding LPS assembly lipoprotein LptE, with the translated sequence MLSARIRIAARLLAVAALAAMTAGCFHPMYAEHTDGTPGLREKLMGVDLPPIAKSNASREARVGVEVRNALAFRLYGTATGMPPTHRLEIRFTSGKSSLIVDPNTGLPSSENYGLDAQYNLIEVVSGKSVMTGTTFSRVTYDMPGSYQRFSRNRAVRDAEDRAANEIAENITTRLASFFTAGT
- the leuS gene encoding leucine--tRNA ligase — translated: MTSERYNARDAEPRWQAAWDQQAIFVSRNDDPRPKYYVLEMFPYPSGRIHIGHVRNYTLGDVLARFMRAKGFNVLHPMGWDAFGLPAENAAIERKVAPKAWTYDNIAAMKKQLRSIGLSLDWSREIATCDPSYYKHQQKLFLDFLREGLAEREKRKVNWDPVDMTVLANEQVIDGKGWRSGAVVEQREMNQWVFKITKYSQELLSALDTLDRWPDKVRLMQRNWIGRSEGLLIRFALDAATTPSGESELKIFTTRPDTLFGAKFMAISADHPLAQAAAAKNPALAAFIGEIKRMGTAQEIIDTAEKQGFDTGIRAVHPFDPSWKLPVYVANFVLMEYGTGAIFGCPAHDQRDLDFVNKYALGNTPVVCPEGQDPKSFVITDTAYDGDGRMINSRFLDGMTIDQAKDEVAKRLETELRGNAPVGERQVNFRLRDWGISRQRYWGCPIPVIHCPKCDVVPVPDADLPVVLPEDVSFDKPGNALDHHPTWKHVTCPQCGGKAQRETDTMDTFVDSSWYFARFTDPWNENAPTTPEVANRMLPVDQYIGGVEHAILHLLYSRFFTRAMKATGHIALDEPFAGMFTQGMVVHETYQKADGTFVQPVEVKVETGANGRRATLLTSGEDIQIGPIEKMSKSKKNTVDPDDIIETYGADVARWFMLSDSPPERDVIWSDERVQGASRFVQRLWRLVNDSVEPGKSAPAARPASFGPDAIALRKAAHGALDKVTTGIERLHFNVCLAHIREFTNAFAEFLQRPGQPAPDLAWTIREAGQILVQLFSPMMPHLAEECWQVLGHSGLVSEADWPQIERDLLVEDSVTLVVQVNGKKRGEVTVATAAENPEIEAAVLALDAVKLALDGKPVRKVIIVPKRIVNVVG
- a CDS encoding GGDEF domain-containing protein, which encodes MDASFDDPDYDYAASVAERAMRSMAEQRIPATPANFAVWFQYFAGSHDDLRNAIDLLIDHNRPFDVRTNQDLFETYVAPQVSAIVVDTSERLHTLMGAAKDFLATAIADNHSQMQAINEVADQGKAGVDPKTLVAQLMNELGRAATRATRLEAGFAEKTRELDVIRASLSKSEERARTDTLTGLANRRALDEFLRKAQATADWGEPLSMLMLDIDHFKTFNDSFGHGVGDQVLRLMAKVLREKVREQDLSARYGGEELIAVLPDADLAACAEIAERIRHAIAECRITRRSTGEVLPHISVSIGVAQYRPGEAITDFIERCDRALYLAKNSGRNRVVTESELDRTGAPG
- a CDS encoding diguanylate cyclase translates to MANVSFNRKRAKLKQVLGIRARLALLAVILVTPLMFERIRSLEDTRTRQIAQATTEFTTVARHSADAQREVISSVETILKSEAFIRASAGGISKSCDVLRASLPSNLPWIRTLLIAGQDGRIQCATNNMYVGLDLSDRPYFQQAQETGRFVLSDFILSRPVPTPTVMAVYPVSAFSGVADAVVLATVNLDWMSKVMSNLGGRAGITAVLVDSAGTVLAAPADQHSAIGRPLDNMPLMSAIADKALRSDQDEGSLSFLAADGSRRAVSFIRIAGTNARLIASIDEDKVSAAVSRDIRTAYLQLAFVVLFVLLGALIAAEKLVIKPIRMLADMAKRLGEGDLSARAARNRLPSEFVPLARAFNAMAAQLSQRERELMASNDRLTVMASIDMLSGLANRRGFQSRLDFEWMRAQQYGSDLALLMIDVDHFKLFNDTYGHLEGDSCLTRLGESLSGIAADTMGFAARYGGEEFCLLLPNTDVARAVEIGEQARAAVLKLCLPHITSDHMIVTVSIGVAATKPNESLRPGDLIEAADAALYAAKHRGRNNVVEHGITVIDNGAAEMMMAG